A portion of the Bubalus kerabau isolate K-KA32 ecotype Philippines breed swamp buffalo chromosome 1, PCC_UOA_SB_1v2, whole genome shotgun sequence genome contains these proteins:
- the LOC129628271 gene encoding olfactory receptor 2T6, which produces MNGNNKTFSSDFTLTGLFTNNKASGFLFSIICAIFFMAIIVNGVMIFLIYIDPHLHTPMYFLLSHLSFIDIMYISTIVPKMLADYLEGEGTISFIACTAQYFLYMGFVGAEFFLLGLMAYDRYMAICNPLRYPVLMSHRVCWMILASSWFGGALDSFLLTPITMTLPFCASHKINHFFCEAPTMLRLACGDKAAYEMVMYICCVMMLLIPFSVVIASYAGVLITVHQMKSAEGKKKAFATCSSHMMVVILFYGAALYTYMLPQSYHTPTKDKVFSVFYTIITPLLNPLIYSLRNRDVAEAFKRVLARCLGTHFMTREEF; this is translated from the coding sequence ATGAATGGAAATAATAAGACCTTTTCCAGTGACTTCACCCTTACAGGGCTCTTCACTAACAACAAAGCCTCTGGCTTCCTTTTCAGCATCATTTGTGCCATCTTCTTCATGGCCATAATAGTTAATGGGGTCATGATCTTCCTGATCTACATAGACCCTCACCTCCATACCCCCATGTACTTCCTGCTCAGCCACCTCTCCTTCATTGACATTATGTACATCTCCACCATTGTGCCCAAGATGCTGGCCGATTACCTTGAGGGTGAGGGGACCATATCCTTTATTGCCTGTACAGCCCAATACTTTCTCTATATGGGCTTTGTAGGGGCCGAATTTTTCCTGCTGGGACTCATGGCATATGACCGCTACATGGCCATCTGCAACCCTCTCCGCTATCCTGTCCTCATGAGCCATCGGGTCTGTTGGATGATCTTGGCCAGCTCTTGGTTTGGTGGTGCTTTGGATAGCTTCCTCCTCACCCCTATCACAATGACTCTACCATTCTGTGCTTCACACAAGATCAACCACTTCTTCTGTGAGGCACCCACCATGCTGAGGCTGGCCTGTGGTGACAAAGCTGCCTATGAAATGGTGATGTATATTTGCTGTGTCATGATGCTGCTGATCCCCTTCTCTGTAGTGATTGCTTCCTACGCTGGAGTGCTCATCACAGTGCACCAGATGAAGTCAGCAGAAGGGAAGAAGAAGGCTTTTGCCACCTGCTCCTCACACATGATGGTGGTGATCTTATTCTATGGGGCTGCCCTGTACACATATATGCTTCCCCAATCATACCACACTCCAACTAAAGACAAGGTCTTTTCTGTCTTTTACACTATCATCACCCCCTTGTTAAACCCTCTCATTTACAGTTTGAGAAACAGGGATGTGGCTGAGGCCTTTAAGAGGGTTTTGGCAAGATGTCTAGGGACCCATTTTATGACAAGGGAAGAATTCTGA